The nucleotide window TCCACGACCCCCTCTCGCACCTCGTGTTCGCCGCCCACGGCGACGACGTCGAGTTCACCATGGTCGACGGCGAGGTGCTGTACCGGGACGGCGAACTGCTGACGGGCGACGCGGTAGACGTGCGCGAACGCGCCCGTGAGTTCGACGTGCCGGCTGCCTGAACTGCACGTATTCCACCGTCGTTTTTCACCGGACGTCGAGTTCCCCACGGCTCCGAGGAACACCGGTCACAGCACGTATCGCCTCCAGACCCTCCGGAGTCGTCACGCGTTGCGAACCCGTTGGTCGTGAAGGGCGTTCACCGGGAGATAAGCTCCTCCTACCGTCTATCCACCTCCGGTGTGGCACGGGCTACCAACAGTTACGAGCTTTCAAGAGGTGCCGCCACGACCTGCCGGTATGACTGGCCCTCCAACCGCCAGCCGCGCGAACGACCTCACGGAGGGTGATCTGCTCCGGCCGATGCTGCGCGTCGCCTGGCCGCTGGTCCTCATCCAGCTCCTCCAGGTGATGTACAACGTCGCGGACACGTTCTGGCTCGGCCGGCTGTCCGCCGACGCCGTCGGCGCGCTCTCGCTCGCGTTCCCCATCGTCTTCCTCTTCATCAGCGTCGGCGCAGGCTTCACCGCGGCGGGAGCCATCCTCGTGGCCCAGCACACGGGCGCGGGCGGCGACCGGCAGGCGGGCCGCGTCGCCGGCACGACGCTCGGGTTCGTCATGCTCGTCTCGCTCGTCATCGCCGCCGTCGGCTACGTCGCGGTCGAGCCGATGCTCGCGCTGTTGCCCGCGGACGTCGCGACCGCCCGGGACATCGTCCCCCTCGCCGCCGAGTACATGCGGGTGTTCTTCCTCGCGACGCCGTTCCTGTTCGGGTTCTACGTGTTCGTCTCGCTGATGCGGGGCTACGGCGACACGAGGGGTCCCCTTCGAGTGATGGTCATCTCGGTCGCCCTGAACGTCGTCCTCGACCCGATCCTCATCTTCGGGTTCGGCCCGATCAACGGCTCGGGCATCGAGGGCGCCGCGTGGGCGACGCTCGTCTCCCGGGCGGTCGCAACGGTCGTCGGCTGGTACGTCATCTTCGGCACCTCGGCCGGTCCGGACGTCCGCCCGCCCGACCTGGTTCCGGACCTCGACATCGTGCGCGACGTGGTGACGCTGGGCGTCCCGTCGGCGCTCGAACAGTCCGGCGTCTCGCTGGCGTTCGTCGTCCTGACGGGCATGGTCGCGTCGTTCCCCCCGGCCATCGTCGCCGCGTACGGGCTGGGGAACCGCCTCATCTCGCTGGTGTTCCTGCCGGCATTGGGGCTCTCGCAGGCGACGAACACCGTGGTGGGCCAGAACCTCGGGGCCGAGCGCGCGGACCGGGCCTGGCGGGCGGTCCGGGCCGCGCTGACGGTGGTCGTCGCGGTGATGATCCCGGTGAGCCTCTTCGCCGCGGCGTTCCCCGAGGCCATCGTCACGGTGTTCCTCCCGCCCGACGCCCCGGACGCCGGCCAGACCATCGAGTACGCGACGGTCTACCTCCGGACGGCGGCGGTGATGTTCGCGTTCACGGGCGTCTTCGAGGTCGGCCGCGGCGCGTTCCGGGGCGCTGGCCGGACGAAGACGGCGCTGGTGTTCTCCCTGATCGCGCTCTGGGGCGTCCGCGTCCCCGCGACGTACGTCCTCGTGTTCGAACAGGGCTGGGGGACGACCGGTATCTGGTGGGCGGTCGTCTTCGGCGACGTCGTCGGGGCGGTGGTCGTCCTCGCGTGGCTGCTCCGCGGGACCTGGACCTCGGCCGTCGTCGAGACGGGCGAACCGTCGCACGCCGACGACTGACTACTCGTCGCGCCGACCCCGCTCGGTAGGCATCCGTTACGACGGACGTACCGTCTGGTTTCAACGGTGTTCGGAACCGTCCACGGTCGCATCCGGTAGACGGGGCTTAAAAAGGAGTTTCCATGGAAAGCAGATGGGTTTACCACGACGTGGCTAATCGACTCACCGATGAACTACTCCGAGGAACGGCTGGGTTTGCGATCACGCACAAGGATACGTCCGGATCGGCGTACAACAGGGGTATGAGCGGCTCGAAAGTACGAACAGTTCTCTCCGAGGTGTGGGCGCGGATCGCGGGCACGTTGGGATCGTCGGAGCGGTCGGACGAGACAACCGGGTCCGATCCCAGGGCGGGTCGAGCGAGCGAACGCCCGAACCCCGGAGCAAACCACGCCACGGCGATCGACGAACTCGTCGCGCGGGACCGGATCTCGAAGAAGGACATCCGGATGGCGACCGGGCTCCAGCCCAACGAGTTCCTCGTCGAACTCATCCACCACAACGACGGTCAGATGTGGCAGGGTGAACTCGCGGACGTGATGGGCTGGTCCTCCTCGTCGATGAGCCGCTCGCTCAACGAGCTGGAGTCCGCCGGGGAGATCGAGCGCCGCCAGTTCGGCCGTCGAAAACGGGTGTTCCTCCCCGAATCCAAACCCGACTCCCTCTCC belongs to Halorarum halophilum and includes:
- a CDS encoding helix-turn-helix transcriptional regulator: MSGSKVRTVLSEVWARIAGTLGSSERSDETTGSDPRAGRASERPNPGANHATAIDELVARDRISKKDIRMATGLQPNEFLVELIHHNDGQMWQGELADVMGWSSSSMSRSLNELESAGEIERRQFGRRKRVFLPESKPDSLSDSRFERTERPESSSETTPPRDRESA
- a CDS encoding MATE family efflux transporter, translated to MTGPPTASRANDLTEGDLLRPMLRVAWPLVLIQLLQVMYNVADTFWLGRLSADAVGALSLAFPIVFLFISVGAGFTAAGAILVAQHTGAGGDRQAGRVAGTTLGFVMLVSLVIAAVGYVAVEPMLALLPADVATARDIVPLAAEYMRVFFLATPFLFGFYVFVSLMRGYGDTRGPLRVMVISVALNVVLDPILIFGFGPINGSGIEGAAWATLVSRAVATVVGWYVIFGTSAGPDVRPPDLVPDLDIVRDVVTLGVPSALEQSGVSLAFVVLTGMVASFPPAIVAAYGLGNRLISLVFLPALGLSQATNTVVGQNLGAERADRAWRAVRAALTVVVAVMIPVSLFAAAFPEAIVTVFLPPDAPDAGQTIEYATVYLRTAAVMFAFTGVFEVGRGAFRGAGRTKTALVFSLIALWGVRVPATYVLVFEQGWGTTGIWWAVVFGDVVGAVVVLAWLLRGTWTSAVVETGEPSHADD